A part of Aegilops tauschii subsp. strangulata cultivar AL8/78 chromosome 2, Aet v6.0, whole genome shotgun sequence genomic DNA contains:
- the LOC109742183 gene encoding uncharacterized protein isoform X1 yields the protein MAMEVAAAGAVDGQRSSKFVAALSRTSATFLFFSVVVVGAVAVSTRWITTTTSTLQVSFPTTAAIPAAAAVLHPKTQHPSPSPQLPSRPPRPPPAAYSISCPTPPLRRNTSHAARAGKSSQTLGLALSSSSSCRSDPDLPPATTSATAARSPSNSSCPSYFRFIHEDLHPWRAAGGVTRAMLARARATASFRLVVLRGRAFVQRFRPAFQTRDLFTIWGILQLLRRYPGRVPDLDLMFDCVDWPVVRAHLYRGEHAPFIPPLFRYCGDDRTLDIVFPDWSFWGWPEINIKPWDALYKDLKDGNSKGKWFSREPYAYWKGNAAVATSRQELVKCNVSSTQDWNARIYTQDWFKESKEGYKTSNLGSQCTHRYKIYIEGSAWSISQKYILACDSMTLLVTPKYYDFFSRSLMPLQHYWPVRDDNKCASIQYAVDWGNSHKQLAQRIGKEASDFVQQEVNMDHVYDYMLHLLTEYANLLTFKPTKPPEAVEVCPESLVCQAEGTEKKFLMESMVKSAHDSGPCDLPPPFNPQELTMLKQRKENSIRQVEMWERRASTT from the exons TTGCAGGTAAGCTTCCCGACCACCGCGGCCattcccgccgccgccgccgttctcCACCCCAAAACACAGCACCCCAGCCCATCACCGCAGTTGCCCTCCAGACCACCACGACCGCCACCTGCCGCCTACTCCATCTCTTGCCCCACCCCTCCCCTCCGTCGCAACACCTCCCACGCCGCCAGAGCGGGCAAATCTTCCCAAACCCTGGGCCTCGCgctctcctcctcgtcctcctgcCGCTCCGACCCCGACCTTCCACCAGCCACcacctccgccaccgccgcccgctcACCCTCCAACTCCTCGTGCCCATCCTACTTCCGCTTCATCCACGAGGACCTCCACCCATGGCGCGCGGCGGGGGGCGTCACCCGCGCCATGCTCGCGCGCGCCCGCGCCACCGCCAGCTTCCGCCTCGTCGTGCTGCGGGGCCGCGCCTTCGTGCAGCGGTTCCGCCCGGCGTTCCAGACGCGCGACCTCTTCACCATCTGGGGGATTCTCCAGCTGCTCCGCCGCTACCCCGGCCGCGTCCCCGACCTCGACCTCATGTTCGACTGCGTCGACTGGCCCGTCGTCCGCGCGCACCTCTACCGCGGGGAGCACGCCCCCTTCATACCGCCGCTCTTCCGGTACTGCGGGGATGACAGGACGCTGGACATCGTCTTCCCAGATTGGTCATTCTGGGGCTG GCCGGAGATCAACATAAAACCATGGGATGCGCTGTATAAAGATTTGAAGGATGGTAATAGTAAAGGAAAATGGTTCAGTAGAGAACCTTATGCTTACTGGAAAGGGAATGCAGCAGTTGCGACATCACGGCAGGAATTGGTTAAGTGTAATGTCTCCAGCACGCAAGATTGGAATGCAAGGATTTACACTCAG GACTGGTTCAAAGAGAGCAAGGAAGGGTATAAGACCTCGAATTTGGGCAGTCAGTGCACTCACAG GTACAAGATCTATATAGAAGGATCAGCATGGTCTATCAGTCAGAAATATATTCTAGCATGTGATTCAATGACACTGTTGGTCACACCAAAATACTATGATTTCTTTTCAAGGTCTCTTATGCCGCTTCAGCATTATTGGCCAGTTCGGGATGACAATAAATGCGCCTCAATACAATATGCTGTTGACTGGGGCAACTCTCACAAGCAATTG GCACAGCGCATAGGAAAGGAAGCAAGCGATTTCGTTCAACAAGAGGTTAATATGGACCATGTGTATGATTACATGCTTCACCTTTTAACCGAATATGCCAACCTTCTAACGTTCAAGCCAACTAAGCCACCTGAAGCTGTTGAGGTCTGTCCTGAATCTTTGGTCTGCCAAGCTGAAGGCACTGAGAAGAAGTTTCTTATGGAATCCATGGTGAAGTCTGCCCATGATTCAGGTCCATGTGATCTTCCCCCACCTTTCAATCCTCAGGAGCTCACAATGTTAAAACAGAGGAAAGAAAATTCAATTAGGCAGGTTGAAATGTGGGAGCGGAGAGCTTCAACAACTTAG